The Triticum aestivum cultivar Chinese Spring chromosome 6D, IWGSC CS RefSeq v2.1, whole genome shotgun sequence genomic sequence TGTTGGATAGAAGAACCCTCTAGTGCTTCGCAAGGTGCATACTCCTGTGTTACTTATTTCCATGTTATTGAACTGTTCATAATTCTCCGCCTGGTAGGAGTATCTTATGTTCTATTTCATCTTGCTTTGTTGGACACTCACTTACAATTCCATTATGTCAATAGGCATGAAGGCAGATCTAGTCAAAGTTTTGAGCAGAATTGAGAATCAGCTCAAGGACGGAGGGTTAAGTTGGGCAAATGTTCTATATGTTCACCTCTACATTTCAAGCATGAAGGAATTTGGATTAGCCAATGAAGTTTATGTCAGCTTCATCACAGAAAAGAAATGTCACCTTGGTGTTCCCTCGCGCAGTACAATTGAATTACCACTTGTTCAGGCTGGTTTAGGCAATGCATATGTGGAGGTTCTAGTGTCAAATGATCTGGTCAAAAGAGTTCTGCATGTACAAAGCATCTCATGCTGGGCTCCTAGTTGCATCGGACCTTATAGCCAGGTGAAAGAACACTCCATGATAATGCCATGAATTCATATTAAAAGCTGTCTGCAGACTAGTTGCTGTCTGCAAAGCGCAGATTAGGTGCCGGTATATTCAGTTTGCAAAGAGTGTTCACATATGATTACTCTGGGACATGAAATTTCTTTCTAATGTCTTTCAGGCAACACTCTATGGAGAGATTCTCTATATGGCCGGTCAGCTCGGGCTTGACCCCCCTACGATGAAGCTCTGTCCTGGAGGTGCAACAGCTCAACTGGATCTAGCACTGCGAAATAGTGAAGCTGTGGCTAATGCCTTCAAGAGCTCTATCTTCTCTTCAGCAATACACTTTCTGGTGTACTGCTCTGCCCACCTGACATCCACTGAGAAGGAAGCAGTTGAACAAAAGCTGCAGAATTCATATATTGCTCATTTGGATTCCGCAAGAAGTGGATCGTATCCTACTATTCTATATGTACTAGCACCGGATCTTCCGAAAGGGTAAGCATATTTTTCTTCTACTTTATCAGCAAGGCAACCCATGTCCTTTGGACAAACATAGTTGGTGATGCCATGGCACGTACTACTATTCTGGATTCATGAGAATTATTTGTTCCCGTTTTTCAGAGCATGTGTGGAGATAAAACCAACATTGTATGTCCCCACTGATGACTACAACGACAATGACGATGATGGAGATATTACCAGAGAGCCGGAGGCCGGAGGGTCAAAGCCATCATCGAGCAAAGTCCCAAGTGAGTGGAGCGCGCAATACTCTGGCTTGCACGACTCATGCTGCCTGGCCAACACGGTTGCTGGGAAGATTTGCTCTGCTGTGGTTTCAGTCACGAATGATATCGCGTCAAAGATCTGTCCCAGCACCGAACATCTACACCCCTCAAAGGAGCATTTGAAAGCCATAACCAGGTTTTGTGCTTTCCAGCTCGCAAAGACCCTGACAGACAACAGCTTCACCTGGGACGACGTGACGGTAAGTctctggcctgggttcccttttcGCAGCCGCACCGGCGCCGCCTCCTAATCAGAATTACTGAATTCATTTATACCTGCAGATGCTGAGGTTCTACTACTCGGTAGAGCGCGCAGTGGCAGCGGATGTGGTGTCCCGTGCGTTCTCCGAGGCCTTCGCCGAGCTCGGAGCCGCCGATGGTTCCTTGAGAATCGACGGGGCGCCTGTGTTCAACCTCATCCCGG encodes the following:
- the LOC123146059 gene encoding diphthine--ammonia ligase gives rise to the protein MEVVALVSGGKDSCFSMMRCLDYGHKVVALANLIPLDDAVDELDSYMYQTVGHQIVVCYAKCMGLPLFRRRISGSTRDHALKYSVTAGDEVEDMFALLSEVKRRIPSIGAVSSGAIASDYQRLRVESVCSRLGLVSLAYMWRQDQTLLLEEMIRRGIVAITVKVAAMGLKPSVHLGKELAELKSHLLQMNESFGINVCGEGGEYETLTLDCPLFRNARIVLDDFEVILHSADSIASVGILHPLAFHVEPKPGSSSSIGDGAIAEENSSCLYEVNGAIAHTDGETKQTLNPTPTSDAYPDTNVCISKTGKTLFSIGCWIEEPSSASQGMKADLVKVLSRIENQLKDGGLSWANVLYVHLYISSMKEFGLANEVYVSFITEKKCHLGVPSRSTIELPLVQAGLGNAYVEVLVSNDLVKRVLHVQSISCWAPSCIGPYSQATLYGEILYMAGQLGLDPPTMKLCPGGATAQLDLALRNSEAVANAFKSSIFSSAIHFLVYCSAHLTSTEKEAVEQKLQNSYIAHLDSARSGSYPTILYVLAPDLPKGACVEIKPTLYVPTDDYNDNDDDGDITREPEAGGSKPSSSKVPSEWSAQYSGLHDSCCLANTVAGKICSAVVSVTNDIASKICPSTEHLHPSKEHLKAITRFCAFQLAKTLTDNSFTWDDVTMLRFYYSVERAVAADVVSRAFSEAFAELGAADGSLRIDGAPVFNLIPVSGSGRSASMDDVVTCELLASKA